A region from the Catellatospora sp. TT07R-123 genome encodes:
- a CDS encoding RNA helicase, with product MSLTDQIPADTDPDTLYEAFSGWAESQGFSLYPAQQDALIEIVSGANLILSTPTGSGKSMVALGAHFAAMAEGKRTFYTAPIKALVSEKFFALCAAFGPDNVGMMTGDAAVNPDAPIICCTAEILANLALRDGADADVGQVVMDEFHFYSEPDRGWAWQVPLIELPDVQFILMSATLGDVTRFVDDLTRRTGRATAVVSSGERPVPLIHSYVTTPLHETIEELLTTKQAPIYIVHFTQAAALEQASALMSINMCTRAEKDAIAELIGSFRFTAGFGKTLSRLVRHGIGVHHAGMLPKYRRLVELLAQAGLLKVVCGTDTLGVGINLPIRTVLFTGLNKFDGQKMRLLKAREFHQIAGRAGRAGYDTLGTVIVQAPEHVVENEKAAAKAAGDPKKLKKLVRKKPPEGFVGWAQPTFERLVSAEPEPLTSSFHVSHAMVLNVIERGGDAFANMRHLLTDNHESRPAQRKHIRRAISIYKALRTAGIVEQTDDGRIRVTNELQLGFALNQPLSPFAVAAIELLDPTSPGYALDVVSIIEAVLEDPRQILYAQQDKAKGEAVAQMKADGIEYEQRMALLEGVTWPKPMEELLEVAFESYRKSSPWVDDHRLSPKAVVRDLFEQGMTFTEYVSFYNLARSEGLVLRYLADAYRALRQTVPEDAKTDELLDLIEWLGELVRQVDSSLLDEWEQLQSGTSTADKLAAAAAATPPAVTRNVRAFRVQVRNALFRRVELAARRRWDLLGELDAESGWDADAWHEALEPYYELYDEIGIGPDARGPARLILEQRTEIWLARQILDDPDGHHDWGISAEIDLAASDEAGHAVIRITDVGQL from the coding sequence ATGTCGCTCACTGATCAGATCCCCGCGGACACCGACCCCGACACCCTCTACGAGGCCTTCTCCGGCTGGGCCGAGAGCCAGGGCTTCTCGCTGTACCCGGCCCAGCAGGACGCGCTCATCGAGATCGTCTCCGGGGCGAACCTGATCCTGAGCACCCCCACCGGCTCCGGCAAGAGCATGGTCGCGCTGGGTGCCCACTTCGCGGCCATGGCCGAGGGCAAGCGGACCTTCTACACCGCGCCGATCAAGGCGCTGGTCTCGGAGAAGTTCTTCGCCCTGTGCGCGGCGTTCGGCCCGGACAACGTCGGCATGATGACCGGCGACGCCGCCGTGAACCCGGACGCGCCGATCATCTGCTGCACCGCGGAGATCCTGGCCAACCTGGCCCTGCGCGACGGCGCCGACGCCGACGTGGGCCAGGTCGTGATGGACGAGTTCCACTTCTACAGCGAGCCCGACCGGGGCTGGGCCTGGCAGGTGCCGCTGATCGAGCTGCCCGACGTGCAGTTCATCCTCATGTCGGCCACCCTGGGCGACGTCACCCGGTTCGTCGACGACCTGACCCGGCGCACCGGGCGGGCCACGGCCGTGGTCAGCTCCGGCGAGCGGCCGGTCCCGCTGATCCACTCGTACGTCACCACGCCGCTGCACGAGACCATCGAGGAGCTGCTGACCACCAAGCAGGCCCCGATCTACATCGTGCACTTCACCCAGGCCGCGGCCCTGGAGCAGGCCAGCGCCCTGATGAGCATCAACATGTGCACCCGGGCCGAGAAGGACGCCATCGCCGAGCTGATCGGCAGCTTCCGGTTCACGGCGGGCTTCGGCAAGACCCTGTCCCGCCTGGTCCGCCACGGCATCGGCGTGCACCACGCGGGCATGCTGCCCAAGTACCGCCGCCTGGTCGAGCTGCTGGCCCAGGCCGGCCTGCTCAAGGTCGTCTGCGGCACCGACACCCTCGGCGTCGGCATCAACCTGCCCATCCGCACCGTGCTGTTCACCGGCCTGAACAAGTTCGACGGCCAGAAGATGCGGCTGCTCAAGGCGCGCGAGTTCCACCAGATCGCGGGCCGGGCCGGGCGGGCCGGCTACGACACCCTGGGCACCGTCATCGTGCAGGCGCCTGAGCACGTGGTCGAGAACGAGAAGGCCGCCGCCAAGGCCGCGGGCGACCCGAAGAAGCTCAAGAAGCTGGTGCGCAAGAAGCCGCCGGAGGGCTTCGTCGGCTGGGCCCAGCCCACCTTCGAGCGCCTGGTCTCCGCCGAGCCCGAGCCGCTGACCTCCAGCTTCCACGTCAGCCACGCGATGGTCCTCAACGTGATCGAGCGTGGCGGCGACGCGTTCGCCAACATGCGCCACCTGCTGACCGACAACCACGAGTCGCGGCCCGCGCAGCGCAAGCACATCCGCCGCGCGATCTCGATCTACAAGGCGCTGCGCACCGCGGGCATCGTCGAGCAGACCGACGACGGGCGCATCCGGGTCACCAACGAGCTCCAGCTCGGCTTCGCGCTCAACCAGCCGCTGTCGCCGTTCGCCGTCGCCGCGATCGAGCTGCTCGACCCCACCTCGCCCGGGTACGCCCTGGACGTCGTGTCGATCATCGAGGCGGTGCTGGAGGACCCCCGGCAGATCCTCTACGCCCAGCAGGACAAGGCCAAGGGCGAGGCCGTCGCGCAGATGAAGGCCGACGGCATCGAGTACGAGCAGCGCATGGCCCTGCTCGAAGGCGTGACCTGGCCCAAGCCGATGGAGGAGCTGCTGGAGGTCGCGTTCGAGTCGTACCGCAAGAGCAGCCCCTGGGTCGACGACCACCGGTTGTCCCCGAAGGCCGTCGTGCGCGACCTGTTCGAGCAGGGCATGACCTTCACCGAGTACGTCAGCTTCTACAACCTCGCCCGCTCCGAGGGCCTGGTGCTTCGCTACCTCGCCGACGCGTACCGGGCGCTGCGCCAGACCGTCCCCGAGGACGCCAAGACCGACGAGCTGCTCGACCTGATCGAGTGGCTGGGCGAGCTGGTGCGCCAGGTCGACTCCAGCCTGCTCGACGAGTGGGAGCAGCTCCAGTCCGGCACCTCCACCGCCGACAAGCTCGCCGCCGCGGCCGCGGCGACCCCGCCCGCGGTCACCCGCAACGTGCGCGCGTTCCGGGTGCAGGTGCGCAACGCCCTGTTCCGCCGGGTCGAGCTGGCCGCGCGGCGGCGCTGGGACCTGCTCGGCGAGCTGGACGCCGAGTCCGGCTGGGACGCCGACGCCTGGCACGAGGCGCTGGAGCCGTACTACGAGCTGTACGACGAGATCGGCATCGGCCCCGACGCGCGCGGCCCGGCCCGCCTCATCCTGGAGCAGCGCACGGAGATCTGGCTCGCCCGCCAGATCCTCGACGACCCGGACGGCCACCACGACTGGGGCATCAGCGCCGAGATCGACCTGGCCGCCTCCGACGAGGCCGGCCACGCCGTCATCCGCATCACCGACGTGGGCCAGCTCTGA
- a CDS encoding alpha/beta fold hydrolase: MDVLGHGGVRLNVLDLGGSGPGILLLHGLTDRAATWTGTAEWLTAHGRVYAYDARGHGYSDKPDGPYDRDAYVGDAVAVIEALGLGPALVVGHSMGGLTAWQLAGRRPDLVRGIVVGDMDPVTPDDGIAKWKAWLDDWPVPFPTLAKVREYFEGTDPGEGGVFPEVMAGGPDGWRPLVRTEHVLATLEHLMAQDRRSELAAVACPALVVAGAARGRAVEGKRESARLLPHGRYAELPLAGHVLHFSDPAGWRAAVEPFATELH, encoded by the coding sequence ATGGACGTCCTGGGCCACGGCGGCGTACGGCTCAACGTGCTCGACCTCGGCGGCTCCGGTCCCGGCATCCTGCTGCTGCACGGCCTCACCGACCGGGCCGCCACCTGGACCGGCACCGCCGAGTGGCTGACCGCCCACGGCCGCGTCTACGCCTACGACGCCCGCGGCCACGGCTACAGCGACAAGCCCGACGGCCCGTACGACCGCGACGCCTACGTCGGTGACGCCGTCGCCGTGATCGAGGCCCTGGGGCTCGGCCCCGCGCTGGTCGTCGGGCATTCGATGGGCGGGCTGACCGCCTGGCAGCTCGCCGGGCGCCGCCCCGACCTGGTGCGCGGCATCGTCGTCGGCGACATGGACCCGGTCACCCCGGACGACGGGATCGCGAAGTGGAAGGCGTGGCTCGACGACTGGCCGGTGCCGTTCCCGACCCTGGCCAAGGTTCGGGAGTACTTCGAGGGCACCGATCCCGGCGAGGGCGGGGTGTTCCCGGAGGTGATGGCGGGCGGGCCGGACGGGTGGCGGCCGCTGGTGCGTACCGAGCACGTGCTCGCGACGCTGGAGCACCTGATGGCCCAGGACCGCCGATCGGAGCTGGCGGCGGTGGCCTGCCCGGCGCTGGTGGTGGCCGGGGCCGCGCGCGGACGGGCGGTCGAGGGCAAGCGCGAGTCGGCCCGGCTGCTGCCGCACGGCCGCTACGCCGAGCTGCCGCTGGCCGGGCACGTGCTCCACTTCAGCGACCCGGCCGGCTGGCGCGCCGCCGTCGAACCCTTCGCCACCGAACTCCACTGA
- a CDS encoding PadR family transcriptional regulator, translated as MIELAILGFLAEQPLHGYELRTRIAQLVGHARPISDGTLYPAINRLEKAGLLTRRHEAGAAAAQRHTLELTEAGRTELHRRLTHPAELDVTDSTRFFALLAFLGQLADPAAQAAVLRRRLDFLDQPASFFHTGARPQRAADQTDPFRRGMLEVARATSRAEKAWLREALAELET; from the coding sequence GTGATCGAGCTCGCCATCCTCGGTTTCCTCGCCGAGCAGCCCCTGCACGGCTACGAGCTGCGCACGCGCATCGCGCAGCTGGTCGGGCACGCCCGCCCGATCAGCGACGGCACGCTGTACCCGGCGATCAACCGGCTGGAGAAGGCGGGGCTGCTCACCCGCCGCCACGAGGCCGGGGCGGCCGCGGCGCAGCGCCATACGCTGGAGCTCACCGAGGCGGGCCGCACCGAGCTGCACCGGCGGCTGACCCACCCCGCCGAGCTCGACGTGACCGACAGCACCCGGTTCTTCGCGCTGCTGGCGTTCCTCGGGCAGCTGGCCGACCCGGCCGCGCAGGCCGCCGTGCTGCGCCGCCGGCTCGACTTCCTGGACCAGCCCGCGAGTTTCTTCCACACCGGGGCGCGACCGCAGCGCGCGGCCGACCAGACCGATCCGTTCCGGCGGGGCATGCTGGAGGTGGCGCGCGCCACCAGCCGTGCCGAGAAGGCGTGGCTACGCGAAGCGCTGGCCGAACTCGAAACGTGA